A region from the Salvelinus sp. IW2-2015 linkage group LG19, ASM291031v2, whole genome shotgun sequence genome encodes:
- the LOC111978864 gene encoding growth arrest and DNA damage-inducible protein GADD45 alpha-like, protein MCKMTFEELSGEYSTERMDTVTKALEEVLSSALPQGCITVGVYEAAKSLNVDPDNVVLCILATDDEDVKDVALQIHFTLIQAFCCENDINILRVNNTRRLAEILGGGGKQGGEPMDLHCVLVTSPHSSSWKDPALSKVNRFCRESRCMDQWVPIINLPER, encoded by the exons ATGTGCAAGATGACATTTGAAGAACTAAGTGGGGAATATTCTACAGAAAG GATGGATACAGTGACAAAAGCCTTGGAAGAGGTTCTCTCATCAGCATTACCCCAAGGATGCATAACAGTAGGGGTCTATGAAGCAGCTAAATCATTGAATGT AGATCCAGATAATGTGGTTCTGTGCATCCTGGCTACGGATGACGAGGATGTAAAGGACGTGGCCCTTCAGATCCACTTCACCCTGATCCAGGCATTCTGCTGTGAGAATGACATCAACATCCTGCGAGTGAACAACACCAGGCGTCTGGCAGAGATCCTTGGAGGGGGAGGGAAACAAGGGGGWGAGCCCATGGACCTGCACTGTGTCCTGGTCACT AGCCCACACTCCTCCTCCTGGAAAGACCCAGCCCTGAGCAAAGTGAACCGCTTCTGCAGGGAGAGCCGTTGCATGGACCAGTGGGTGCCCATCATCAACCTCCCAGAGCGCTGA
- the LOC111978869 gene encoding guanine nucleotide-binding protein G(I)/G(S)/G(O) subunit gamma-12-like — protein MSSKMPSSNNVTQARRTVQQLKIEASIERIKVSKASADLMHYCGEHAKYDPLLMGIPASENPFKDKKPCAIL, from the exons ATGTCATCGAAGATGCCAAGCTCTAACAACGTAACTCAGGCCAGAAGGACAGTACAACAGCTAAAGATAGAGGCCAGTATTGAGAGGATAAAG GTATCCAAGGCCTCAGCGGACCTCATGCACTACTGTGGCGAACATGCCAAGTACGACCCTCTGCTCATGGGCATCCCTGCCTCAGAGAACCCCTTCAAGGACAAAAAGCCTTGCGCTATATTRTAA